One genomic segment of Candidatus Peregrinibacteria bacterium includes these proteins:
- the gatC gene encoding Asp-tRNA(Asn)/Glu-tRNA(Gln) amidotransferase subunit GatC, with amino-acid sequence MKLTSEEVRHIAHLARLKLSEEEVEKFSTQLTGILQWMEMLKEVDTDGVEETCQVTGLENVLREDSVKCDLIPGDVFERRDALLACTELPVERKQIRVPSVL; translated from the coding sequence ATGAAGCTTACATCTGAAGAAGTTCGGCACATTGCGCATCTGGCACGGTTAAAATTAAGTGAAGAGGAGGTTGAAAAATTTTCTACTCAGTTGACCGGTATTTTGCAGTGGATGGAAATGTTAAAAGAAGTTGATACTGACGGGGTAGAAGAGACGTGTCAGGTTACAGGCCTTGAAAATGTACTTAGAGAGGACAGTGTAAAGTGTGATTTGATTCCCGGTGATGTATTTGAAAGGCGGGACGCTTTACTTGCTTGTACCGAATTACCGGTTGAGCGCAAACAAATAAGAGTACCATCGGTATTGTGA
- the gatA gene encoding Asp-tRNA(Asn)/Glu-tRNA(Gln) amidotransferase subunit GatA codes for MTLDLENLTIGSIHSGYKSGEFTCEELTRAYLAQIAAHNEELNAYLTVDSEGAIERAKEIDVDISRKVKAGEEFLPLEGVPCGLKDIYASQGMRTTNGSKITKNMISPYDATATKRLKDAGVVILGKQNMDEFACGASTEHSAFGVTKNPYDLTRVAGGSSGGGASATAKGMAVFSMGTDTGGSIRQPASFCNLVGLKVTYGRVSRAGVTSMASSYDTIGHFSLTVEDSARVLQVTAGKDEYDSVTPDKEVPNYLEALGQDVKGLKIGVPKEYFEDGIDEETKIRVKEQIGKLKAMGAEVIEVSLPTTKYAMAVYYILSPTELSANLARFDTIRYGSKPEGQTKDLYDYYCSGREAGFGDEIKRRIMIGTYVSSSGYVDAYYKKAQKVRTVIINDFNKVFETVDVLIAPVTPTPAFKIGEKSNDPVAMYMADALVSPASCAGLSAMSVPSGFNLEGLPIGTQIIAPQFREDLLFRVGSKIEDRG; via the coding sequence TTGACTCTAGACTTAGAAAATTTAACAATTGGCAGTATACACTCCGGATACAAAAGTGGTGAATTTACGTGTGAAGAACTAACTCGCGCTTATTTGGCGCAGATAGCTGCACATAACGAAGAATTGAATGCTTATTTGACTGTAGATAGTGAAGGTGCGATTGAGAGAGCAAAAGAAATTGATGTGGATATCTCTCGTAAAGTTAAAGCAGGTGAAGAGTTTTTGCCTCTTGAGGGGGTTCCATGTGGACTCAAAGATATTTATGCGAGCCAGGGTATGCGAACGACCAATGGTTCTAAAATTACAAAAAATATGATTTCGCCGTATGATGCGACTGCAACGAAGCGGCTAAAGGATGCCGGAGTAGTTATCCTCGGCAAACAAAATATGGATGAATTTGCTTGTGGAGCATCGACGGAGCACTCTGCGTTTGGTGTAACAAAAAACCCTTATGATTTAACTCGTGTAGCCGGTGGATCGAGTGGCGGCGGAGCCAGTGCTACTGCCAAAGGTATGGCAGTTTTTTCAATGGGTACTGACACAGGTGGTTCTATAAGGCAGCCCGCATCTTTTTGTAATTTAGTTGGACTCAAAGTTACTTATGGTAGAGTTTCTCGTGCCGGAGTCACTTCTATGGCCTCTTCTTATGATACGATTGGACATTTTTCTTTGACTGTTGAAGACTCAGCTCGAGTACTTCAGGTTACAGCAGGAAAAGATGAATATGATTCGGTGACTCCTGACAAAGAAGTGCCAAATTATTTGGAGGCTCTCGGGCAAGATGTGAAGGGTCTCAAAATTGGTGTTCCAAAAGAGTATTTTGAAGATGGAATAGATGAAGAGACAAAAATTCGAGTAAAAGAACAAATTGGAAAATTAAAAGCAATGGGTGCGGAAGTCATAGAGGTGAGTTTGCCGACTACCAAATATGCAATGGCTGTTTATTATATTTTGTCTCCGACAGAGCTTTCTGCAAATTTAGCTCGTTTTGATACGATACGTTATGGCTCAAAACCGGAAGGTCAGACAAAAGATTTGTATGATTATTATTGTTCAGGTCGAGAGGCTGGATTTGGAGATGAAATCAAAAGAAGAATTATGATTGGAACTTATGTTTCATCTAGTGGATACGTCGACGCATATTACAAAAAAGCACAAAAAGTTCGTACTGTTATTATAAATGATTTTAATAAAGTTTTTGAAACTGTAGATGTTTTGATTGCTCCGGTTACACCGACCCCTGCATTTAAAATCGGAGAAAAATCAAATGACCCGGTAGCTATGTATATGGCGGATGCTTTAGTAAGTCCAGCTTCTTGCGCAGGGCTCAGTGCCATGAGTGTTCCCAGTGGATTTAATTTAGAAGGCCTCCCTATCGGTACACAAATAATAGCTCCTCAGTTCCGTGAAGATTTGCTTTTTAGAGTAGGGAGCAAGATCGAGGATAGGGGTTAG